A single window of Sebastes umbrosus isolate fSebUmb1 chromosome 16, fSebUmb1.pri, whole genome shotgun sequence DNA harbors:
- the LOC119474291 gene encoding uncharacterized protein LOC119474291, translating to MEKSKGRRESKKGKSKRVSSAVILWDKWILFLRKKARPQQPRRRRTKKTKKSKRKPVDLRISVLKNELKRKNCIPPAEKISVFYRSWENSMSTLRKQNETAVSAEVHHPETPTKTLLARKNQAQKGDRPRAPKQAATPECVPQQIGAPEGFVQHSSTPKDDPQKDVSGQAMEKRQDYVVNVMADLDEQMNDLLNGFADQEEHTKKAACAVICTVASQKVA from the exons ATGGAGAAAAGCAAAGGCAGAAGAGAAAGCAAAAAAGGCAAGAGCAAAAGGGTATCAAGCGCCGTCATCCTCTGGGATAAATGGATTCTCTTTCTTCGCAAGAAGGCCCGGCCTCAGCAGCCCAGGCGTAGACGAACGAAGAAGACCAAAAAGTCCAAGAGGAAGCCGGTCGATTTGAGAATTTCCGTGTTGAAAAATGAGctcaagaggaaaaactgtatCCCGCCAGCGGAGAAGATTTCAGTCTTCTACAGGTCCTGGGAAAATAGTATGTCCACTCTCAGAAAGCAGAATGAGACTGCTGTGTCTGCAGAAGTACATCATCCAGAGACCCCGACCAAAACCCTTCTCGCCAGAAAGAACCAGGCACAGAAAGGGGACCGACCGCGAGCTCCAAAGCAGGCTGCTACACCTGAATGTGTACCACAACAAATTGGTGCACCCGAGGGTTTTGTCCAGCATTCCTCTACGCCAAAGGATGATCCACAGAAGGATGTGTCCGGACAGGCTATGGAGAAAAGACAGGATTATGTTGTGAACGTGATGGCCGACCTAGACGAGCAAATGAATGATCTTTTGAACGGGTTCGCCGACCAAGAGGAGCACACGAAAAAG GCGGCCTGTGCAGTGATttgcactgtcgcctcacagaaGGTTGCGTAG